From the genome of Abditibacteriaceae bacterium, one region includes:
- a CDS encoding ferritin-like domain-containing protein, translated as MPHDTIVPSDTLGSEVPAISAEASEVASPSRRSLLAIGAVAAAAVAVGASPANADLVRSLRNILHLDPIVANFAFELEELQMDFFTRVLQSDAYRGLQVREQNLFNAIASEDTEHYQTIKMYRNRRGIKNSGHFESPNASSTRPSRLFNYPTDAFKTRDGLLSTALDIKETSVFAYHGAVDLVNKDTLLLAAAIAGVEGRHLAMLREISGIDPLPSPFEGSLPPQASGRRLSRYGFRGGGRNAVTNQPSQ; from the coding sequence ATGCCCCATGATACGATAGTCCCGTCCGATACTCTCGGGTCGGAAGTTCCCGCCATTTCAGCGGAAGCGTCGGAAGTTGCCTCACCATCGAGGCGCTCGTTACTTGCGATTGGTGCGGTTGCTGCTGCTGCTGTGGCCGTCGGCGCTTCGCCTGCCAACGCAGACCTTGTCCGTTCGCTGCGCAACATCCTTCATCTGGATCCGATTGTGGCCAATTTCGCTTTTGAACTGGAAGAGTTGCAGATGGACTTCTTCACACGAGTGCTTCAATCCGATGCGTATCGCGGTTTACAGGTTCGTGAGCAGAATTTGTTCAACGCGATTGCGAGCGAAGATACCGAGCATTACCAGACGATTAAGATGTATCGCAACCGTCGGGGCATCAAAAACAGCGGCCATTTCGAGTCGCCTAATGCTTCATCCACGCGGCCTTCCCGATTGTTCAATTATCCCACCGACGCTTTTAAAACGCGCGATGGACTGCTATCGACAGCCCTCGATATCAAAGAAACCTCTGTCTTCGCCTATCACGGTGCGGTGGACTTAGTCAATAAGGACACCTTGCTCTTGGCTGCCGCGATTGCGGGGGTCGAAGGCCGTCACCTCGCCATGTTGCGCGAAATTAGCGGCATCGATCCACTTCCTTCCCCCTTTGAAGGCTCGCTTCCGCCCCAGGCGTCCGGACGGCGCTTGTCACGTTATGGCTT
- a CDS encoding GuaB3 family IMP dehydrogenase-related protein: MALLLIGGKREVRRAYGLDELALAPGLTAVDPEDIDISLQIGNLTFDIPFLASAMDGAVDVAMCIRVGKMGGLAVLNGEGLQTRSEDPHAQIRQIVEAPTEGVVPLIQSLYRAPVREDLIAQRIEEIKAGGGRAVLSFTPLGAKFIPAAVEAGADAIVIQSSATTAKFKSSKGSDFDLAEIIAKTPVPVIIGNCCNYQGAYSIMEAGAAAILVGVGPGAACTTRRVIGVGVPQGTAIADSAAARDDYFEKTGRRVAVIADGGLRNGGDVCKAIACGADGVMMGQPFASSHEAPGGGYHWGMATSSAGLPRGTRIKVGQNNTVEQVLLGPATRDDGTMNLVGALKLGMGTCGALNIEEMQHAELLIAPALQTEGKKQQFEQHVGQGK; the protein is encoded by the coding sequence GTGGCTCTTTTGCTGATCGGTGGCAAACGCGAAGTGCGGCGCGCGTATGGTTTGGATGAACTGGCTTTGGCTCCGGGTTTGACCGCAGTCGATCCCGAAGATATCGATATTTCGCTGCAAATCGGTAATTTGACGTTTGATATTCCGTTTCTCGCTTCGGCAATGGACGGCGCCGTCGATGTTGCGATGTGCATTCGCGTCGGCAAAATGGGCGGCCTCGCGGTTCTCAATGGCGAAGGCTTGCAAACGCGCAGCGAAGACCCGCATGCACAAATTCGGCAAATCGTCGAAGCGCCGACTGAAGGCGTTGTTCCCCTGATTCAAAGCCTTTATCGCGCGCCGGTGAGAGAAGACCTCATCGCGCAGCGCATTGAGGAAATCAAAGCAGGCGGCGGGCGCGCGGTTTTGAGCTTTACGCCGTTGGGCGCGAAGTTCATTCCCGCCGCAGTTGAAGCCGGTGCCGACGCGATTGTGATTCAAAGCAGCGCGACGACCGCAAAGTTCAAAAGCAGCAAAGGCAGCGATTTCGATTTGGCCGAGATTATCGCCAAAACGCCGGTGCCGGTTATCATTGGTAACTGCTGCAACTACCAGGGCGCGTATTCCATTATGGAAGCCGGAGCCGCCGCGATTCTTGTTGGCGTCGGGCCTGGTGCCGCTTGCACCACGCGCCGCGTGATTGGCGTTGGTGTGCCGCAGGGAACTGCGATTGCCGATTCTGCCGCAGCGCGCGACGATTACTTTGAAAAGACCGGACGCCGTGTGGCTGTCATCGCTGATGGCGGGCTTCGCAACGGCGGCGACGTGTGCAAAGCGATTGCGTGTGGAGCCGACGGCGTGATGATGGGCCAACCCTTTGCATCATCGCACGAAGCGCCCGGCGGCGGTTATCACTGGGGCATGGCGACGAGCTCTGCCGGTTTGCCGCGTGGCACGCGCATTAAAGTCGGCCAGAACAACACGGTCGAGCAGGTTCTGCTTGGCCCCGCGACGCGCGATGACGGTACGATGAACCTTGTCGGTGCTCTCAAATTGGGCATGGGAACTTGTGGCGCGTTGAACATCGAAGAAATGCAGCACGCCGAGTTGCTGATTGCGCCCGCGTTGCAAACCGAAGGTAAGAAGCAGCAGTTCGAGCAGCACGTCGGACAAGGCAAATAA
- the guaA gene encoding glutamine-hydrolyzing GMP synthase, which translates to MSQISNETIIVLDFGAQYAQLIARKVRACHVYCEIMPHDAPLERILASNPKGVIFSGGPSSVYEVEAPQCADGLFHSGVPILGICYGHQIMAHMMGGKVTPADKKEFGKTELQIEKDAPLYKGLNQRLICWMSHGDYVLEAPPGFIGTASTVSCPIASMANVEKKLFGVQYHPEVVHTPWGIEIIRNFLHECGCSGSWTMENFVETETKRIREMVGDDRVLCALSGGVDSAVAAALIHRAVGKQLTCLFVNHGFLRKNEAEQVCHTFTTQYPDMNFEYVDVSDRFLKLLEGVTAPEEKRIKIGNEFVATFERETKRLGAMKFLAQGTLYPDVIESGSGKAAKIKTHHNVGGLPEDMDFKLIEPFRTLFKDEVRALGEEMEMPSEIIWRQPFPGPGLAIRIIGEITFERLEIAREADAILIEEIKRAGLYRQIWQCFAVLTPSVKSVGVMGDQRTYAHPIVIRAVTSEDGMTSDWARIPYEVLERISNRIVNEVPGINRVTYDVTSKPPATIEWE; encoded by the coding sequence ATGTCTCAAATCTCTAACGAAACAATTATCGTCCTCGACTTCGGGGCGCAATACGCTCAGCTTATTGCACGCAAAGTGCGCGCGTGTCATGTGTATTGCGAAATTATGCCGCACGACGCGCCACTCGAACGCATTCTGGCCTCCAATCCGAAAGGCGTCATTTTTTCGGGCGGGCCAAGTTCGGTTTATGAAGTCGAAGCGCCGCAGTGCGCCGACGGACTTTTTCATTCGGGCGTGCCAATTTTAGGCATTTGCTACGGTCACCAAATCATGGCACACATGATGGGTGGAAAAGTAACGCCGGCGGATAAGAAAGAATTCGGCAAGACCGAGTTGCAAATCGAGAAAGATGCGCCGCTGTATAAAGGCCTCAATCAGCGCTTGATTTGCTGGATGAGCCACGGCGATTACGTCTTGGAAGCGCCTCCGGGCTTTATCGGAACCGCCTCGACGGTTTCTTGCCCGATTGCTTCGATGGCGAACGTTGAAAAGAAACTTTTCGGCGTGCAATATCATCCCGAAGTGGTGCATACGCCGTGGGGCATCGAAATTATTCGCAACTTCCTCCACGAATGCGGCTGCTCTGGTTCGTGGACGATGGAAAACTTCGTCGAAACCGAAACCAAGCGCATTCGCGAAATGGTCGGCGATGATCGCGTGTTGTGTGCGCTATCGGGCGGTGTCGATTCGGCGGTTGCGGCAGCCTTAATCCATCGCGCGGTCGGCAAGCAGCTAACGTGTTTGTTTGTGAATCACGGGTTCTTGCGGAAGAACGAAGCCGAGCAGGTGTGTCACACTTTCACCACGCAATATCCCGACATGAACTTCGAGTATGTCGATGTGTCGGATCGGTTTTTGAAGCTGCTCGAAGGCGTGACGGCGCCGGAAGAAAAGCGCATCAAAATCGGCAACGAGTTCGTGGCGACGTTCGAGCGCGAAACCAAGCGTCTGGGCGCGATGAAGTTCTTGGCGCAGGGAACTCTTTATCCTGACGTTATTGAAAGTGGCAGCGGGAAAGCAGCTAAAATTAAGACGCACCACAATGTCGGCGGCTTGCCCGAAGACATGGATTTCAAGCTGATCGAGCCGTTTCGCACGTTGTTTAAGGACGAAGTGCGCGCGTTGGGCGAAGAAATGGAAATGCCGTCGGAAATTATCTGGCGACAGCCGTTTCCCGGCCCGGGTCTTGCCATACGCATCATTGGCGAAATCACGTTTGAACGATTGGAAATCGCGCGCGAAGCCGATGCGATTCTGATTGAAGAAATCAAGCGCGCCGGACTCTACCGACAGATTTGGCAGTGCTTTGCGGTTCTGACGCCGAGCGTGAAAAGTGTCGGCGTGATGGGCGATCAACGTACCTATGCACATCCGATTGTCATTCGTGCCGTGACTTCGGAAGACGGCATGACCTCCGATTGGGCGCGCATTCCTTACGAAGTGTTGGAACGCATTTCCAACCGCATTGTGAACGAAGTGCCCGGCATCAACCGTGTGACGTACGATGTGACGAGCAAACCACCCGCAACGATTGAATGGGAATAA